The Pedobacter cryoconitis genome includes a window with the following:
- a CDS encoding energy transducer TonB — translation MNNDWLDIESLEDYLDGKLDSKAMHKIEKQALEDPFVAQALAGLSESRGKAVQNVSLLQKQLYERIAQQQVTKKETVFTWQRLSVAAAAAVMFISVSIMFFMKDREKREEMAKNQPRKVEVNIAPSPAQAVIDSAKNDIYAANIAVKKTKPVIAGQGVPSAEVQNEALKERAVQPYAMQSAPVKPADSANTAAGVPVQAMARMSKSVPAAAEPLAGKVAGLAVATAVPDVATPVGGWANLDTYLNDHKKLRGTGDKLVELSFLVNSEGNPVDLKVTKGTNKEFDEEAVRLIKEGPRWEQPKNKESRVIYTVAF, via the coding sequence GTGAATAACGATTGGTTAGATATAGAATCACTGGAAGATTACCTGGATGGTAAACTTGACAGCAAAGCTATGCACAAGATTGAGAAGCAGGCGCTGGAAGATCCTTTTGTTGCACAGGCACTGGCAGGACTAAGCGAATCGCGTGGTAAAGCAGTGCAGAATGTTTCCTTGCTTCAAAAACAACTGTATGAGCGTATCGCGCAGCAGCAGGTAACCAAGAAAGAAACCGTATTTACCTGGCAGCGTTTAAGTGTTGCGGCAGCTGCGGCTGTGATGTTTATCTCTGTAAGTATCATGTTCTTTATGAAGGACAGAGAGAAACGCGAAGAGATGGCTAAAAACCAGCCCAGAAAAGTAGAAGTAAATATTGCACCTTCACCAGCTCAGGCGGTGATTGATTCTGCAAAAAATGATATTTATGCCGCTAATATTGCGGTTAAGAAAACCAAACCCGTAATTGCCGGGCAGGGGGTGCCTTCAGCTGAAGTACAAAACGAAGCCTTAAAAGAAAGGGCTGTACAACCTTATGCGATGCAAAGTGCCCCGGTTAAGCCAGCAGACAGTGCCAATACAGCGGCTGGCGTTCCGGTACAAGCAATGGCCAGAATGAGTAAATCAGTTCCGGCAGCAGCAGAACCATTAGCGGGCAAAGTTGCCGGTTTAGCTGTGGCTACAGCAGTGCCTGATGTCGCTACACCTGTAGGCGGGTGGGCAAATCTGGATACTTACCTGAATGACCACAAGAAACTGCGTGGTACAGGAGATAAGCTGGTAGAACTAAGCTTTTTGGTAAACAGTGAAGGAAATCCTGTTGATTTAAAAGTAACCAAAGGGACCAATAAAGAATTTGATGAAGAGGCCGTACGGCTGATTAAGGAAGGGCCCAGATGGGAACAGCCTAAAAATAAAGAAAGCAGGGTAATTTATACCGTTGCCTTTTAA
- a CDS encoding RNA polymerase sigma factor yields the protein MKFIKNTTGIKDPDDAALLLRYKSTGSLDALGALYNRYMHLVYGVCLNYFKEEEASKDAVMQIFEELVVKLKIHEVQNFKSWLHVLTRNHCLMALRKLAKNNTVSIDDTFVENTDFVHLDIDDTKETQLTVMEKCMETLTEEQRKSVDLFYLQEKCYKEVAELTGYEMVKVKSYIQNGKRNLKICIEKNSSE from the coding sequence TTGAAATTTATAAAGAATACAACAGGAATCAAAGATCCCGATGATGCAGCACTTCTTTTACGGTACAAAAGTACAGGAAGCCTGGATGCATTGGGTGCGCTTTATAACCGGTATATGCACCTGGTTTATGGGGTGTGTCTGAATTATTTCAAGGAAGAAGAAGCTAGTAAGGATGCTGTCATGCAGATTTTCGAGGAACTGGTTGTCAAATTAAAGATTCATGAAGTGCAGAATTTCAAAAGCTGGCTGCATGTATTGACCAGAAACCATTGTTTAATGGCGCTCAGGAAGTTAGCTAAAAACAATACGGTGTCTATTGACGATACTTTTGTGGAAAATACCGACTTTGTGCATCTGGATATAGACGATACCAAAGAAACGCAGTTGACCGTTATGGAAAAGTGCATGGAAACCCTGACCGAAGAACAGCGCAAGAGCGTTGACTTATTCTATCTTCAGGAAAAATGTTATAAAGAAGTTGCCGAATTAACCGGTTATGAAATGGTCAAAGTAAAGAGCTATATTCAAAACGGAAAGCGGAATTTAAAAATTTGTATAGAGAAAAACAGCAGTGAATAA
- a CDS encoding DUF4197 domain-containing protein gives MNKFKLASLAFAAIAFNSYTAQSQSLGNLLKKVKSATETKPATTQTTTTTVTTSTTAPVAKPSNLEIGSGIKQALEAGISKGADQLALKDGFLGNMAVKILFPPEAQKVEKTLRSIGLGSLADNVVTSLNRAAEDAAKQAKPIFVSAIKQMTITDATNILLGGENSATEYFKKATTAQLLEKFRPVVNASLSKVGAAKYWGDATGQYNKLPLVKPVTTDLPAYVTQKAVEGMFIQVAQEELTIRNNLGVRTTPILQKVFGYADQKK, from the coding sequence ATGAATAAATTTAAACTCGCATCCCTGGCTTTTGCAGCCATCGCATTCAATAGCTATACTGCACAAAGTCAATCTCTTGGGAATCTATTAAAGAAAGTGAAATCTGCAACGGAGACCAAGCCTGCGACTACGCAGACCACTACGACAACGGTAACGACATCTACCACGGCTCCGGTGGCCAAGCCTTCGAATTTAGAAATAGGCAGCGGGATTAAACAAGCGCTGGAAGCAGGGATTTCTAAAGGAGCAGACCAGTTAGCTTTGAAGGATGGTTTTTTAGGAAATATGGCGGTTAAAATCTTATTCCCTCCTGAAGCACAAAAAGTAGAAAAAACGTTGAGAAGTATTGGTTTGGGTTCTCTGGCAGATAATGTGGTGACCAGCTTAAACAGAGCGGCAGAAGATGCAGCGAAGCAGGCTAAACCAATATTTGTATCCGCTATCAAACAAATGACGATTACCGATGCAACAAATATTTTATTAGGCGGGGAAAATTCAGCAACTGAATATTTTAAAAAGGCGACTACAGCACAGCTTTTAGAGAAGTTCAGACCAGTTGTGAATGCGAGTTTAAGTAAAGTCGGTGCGGCTAAATATTGGGGCGATGCAACCGGGCAATACAATAAATTACCACTGGTTAAACCAGTCACAACTGATCTTCCGGCTTATGTAACTCAAAAAGCAGTGGAAGGGATGTTCATTCAGGTAGCACAGGAAGAATTGACCATCAGAAATAATTTAGGTGTACGTACCACCCCTATACTTCAGAAAGTATTCGGATACGCAGACCAGAAAAAATAA
- a CDS encoding DEAD/DEAH box helicase, with the protein MDFKDFNFNPDLLEGLLAMGFRNATPIQQEAIPLILAKKDLIACAQTGTGKTGAYLLPVMNMISQTENRHNNTLILAPTRELAQQIDLQVEALSYFTNISSLTVYGGGDGIAYEQQKRSMREGVDIIIATPGRLISHLSSGLLKLDQLQHLVLDEADRMLDMGFYDDIMRIVSFLPEKRQTVLFSATMPPKIRKLAGTLLKDPEQISIAISKPAAGINQQAYIVHDTQKVKLLTELMKNVDFPSILIFASTKEKVKNLGKVFRGLGFKAEAFHSDLGQKEREAILSEFKNKRVPVLIGTDVLSRGIDVEGISLVINFDVPHDPEDYIHRIGRTARAATTGTAITLVNDKDKRKFANIEKLIDKTIERMPLPEHLGEAPVESAATSSSRPEHNRDRKKAPQRKFWKKKPKTEGSAPKTEGAAPKAE; encoded by the coding sequence TTGGATTTTAAAGATTTTAATTTTAACCCTGATTTATTAGAGGGTTTATTAGCAATGGGTTTCAGAAATGCAACCCCCATACAACAGGAAGCAATTCCCCTTATCTTAGCCAAAAAAGATCTGATTGCGTGTGCCCAGACGGGTACAGGTAAAACAGGTGCTTATTTGCTGCCGGTCATGAATATGATCAGCCAGACGGAGAACCGACATAACAATACCCTTATCCTTGCCCCTACACGCGAACTTGCACAGCAAATCGATTTGCAGGTTGAAGCACTTTCTTATTTCACCAATATCAGCTCGCTAACCGTATACGGTGGTGGAGATGGTATTGCTTATGAACAGCAGAAACGAAGTATGCGTGAAGGTGTTGATATTATCATTGCTACACCAGGAAGACTTATTTCTCATCTTTCTTCAGGCTTGCTGAAGCTGGATCAGTTACAGCATCTTGTGCTTGATGAAGCAGACAGAATGCTCGACATGGGCTTCTATGATGATATTATGCGCATTGTAAGCTTCCTTCCGGAAAAAAGACAAACTGTATTGTTCTCTGCAACGATGCCTCCTAAAATAAGAAAGCTTGCGGGCACTTTACTAAAGGACCCTGAGCAGATCAGCATTGCAATTTCTAAACCAGCAGCGGGAATTAATCAGCAGGCTTATATTGTACATGATACCCAAAAGGTAAAATTACTGACTGAGCTGATGAAAAATGTTGATTTCCCAAGTATTTTGATTTTTGCTTCAACGAAAGAAAAAGTTAAAAATCTGGGTAAAGTATTCCGTGGTCTTGGCTTTAAAGCAGAGGCTTTCCACTCCGACCTCGGACAAAAGGAAAGAGAAGCTATTTTATCTGAATTTAAGAATAAACGTGTTCCGGTATTGATTGGTACTGATGTACTTTCCAGAGGAATTGATGTAGAAGGAATTTCATTGGTGATCAACTTTGATGTACCACATGATCCTGAAGATTATATTCACCGGATTGGCCGTACAGCAAGGGCTGCTACGACTGGTACAGCAATTACCTTAGTCAATGATAAGGATAAACGTAAGTTTGCGAACATTGAGAAGCTGATTGACAAAACTATTGAACGGATGCCTTTACCTGAACATTTAGGGGAAGCACCGGTAGAATCAGCAGCAACTTCGTCTTCAAGACCTGAACATAACAGGGACAGAAAAAAAGCGCCTCAGCGTAAGTTCTGGAAAAAGAAACCTAAAACTGAAGGCTCAGCGCCAAAAACAGAAGGTGCAGCTCCAAAAGCTGAATAA
- a CDS encoding replication-associated recombination protein A: protein MQNLPPLAERMRPQNLDEYVGQQHLVGPDAVLRKAIQSGQLPSMIFWGPPGVGKTTLAYIISQTLDRPFFNLSAINSGVKDIREVIDKAALLKDSFLGLPILFIDEIHRFSKSQQDSLLGAVERGLVTLIGATTENPSFEVISALLSRCQVYILKSLDEDELSGLLQTAIREDIMLKEKKITIKEHEALIRLSGGDARKLLNVLEIAVNGIGGDKIVLTNENVLKHAQQNLALYDKAGEQHYDIISAFIKSIRGSDPNGAVYWLARMIEGGEDPLFIARRLLILASEDIGNANPNALLLANNCFQAVNVIGYPEARIILSQAVTYLASSVKSNAAYEAINKAQQLVKQTGNLPVPLHIRNAPTKLMKNIGYGKDYKYSHGYEGNFAAQEYLPDLISGTKLYDPGHNPAEDKLREKLKQNWKDKYDY, encoded by the coding sequence ATGCAAAACCTACCTCCATTAGCAGAACGCATGCGTCCGCAGAATCTGGACGAATATGTTGGACAACAACATTTGGTAGGACCGGATGCGGTTTTGCGCAAAGCAATACAAAGTGGTCAGCTCCCTTCAATGATCTTCTGGGGGCCTCCCGGAGTCGGAAAAACTACTTTAGCTTATATCATTTCTCAAACACTGGATCGTCCGTTTTTTAACCTGAGTGCTATCAATTCAGGAGTAAAAGATATCCGTGAGGTTATTGATAAGGCAGCACTGTTAAAAGATAGCTTTCTGGGTTTGCCAATCTTATTTATTGATGAGATCCACAGATTCAGTAAATCACAGCAGGACAGCTTACTGGGCGCCGTAGAACGCGGACTGGTTACTTTAATCGGTGCGACTACAGAAAATCCTTCTTTCGAGGTTATTTCCGCTTTGCTATCCCGCTGCCAGGTCTATATTCTGAAATCTCTGGATGAGGATGAACTTTCTGGTTTATTGCAGACTGCAATCCGGGAAGATATAATGCTGAAAGAAAAGAAAATTACCATTAAAGAGCATGAGGCTTTGATTCGTTTATCTGGTGGCGATGCCCGAAAGCTATTAAATGTACTTGAAATAGCTGTTAACGGTATTGGCGGTGACAAAATTGTACTCACCAACGAAAATGTATTGAAACATGCACAGCAGAACCTCGCTTTATATGATAAGGCCGGGGAACAGCATTATGATATTATCTCTGCCTTTATCAAATCAATCCGGGGAAGCGATCCCAATGGTGCAGTTTACTGGCTGGCCAGAATGATTGAGGGTGGTGAAGACCCGCTTTTTATTGCCAGAAGGTTATTGATACTGGCTTCCGAAGATATTGGCAATGCCAACCCAAACGCGCTGTTATTAGCGAATAACTGTTTCCAGGCAGTCAATGTGATCGGTTATCCTGAAGCCCGGATTATCCTTTCGCAGGCGGTGACTTACCTGGCTTCTTCTGTCAAGAGTAATGCAGCGTACGAAGCGATCAATAAAGCACAGCAACTGGTTAAACAGACTGGTAATTTACCTGTTCCGCTGCACATCAGGAATGCACCGACCAAACTGATGAAAAACATTGGTTATGGAAAAGATTATAAGTATTCTCATGGTTATGAAGGCAACTTTGCAGCACAGGAATATTTACCTGACCTGATCAGCGGCACAAAGCTGTATGATCCCGGACATAATCCGGCAGAAGACAAACTCCGGGAAAAGTTAAAGCAGAACTGGAAAGATAAATATGATTACTAG
- a CDS encoding OmpA family protein produces MITSKFKIAAFSIALSLTAMGFQGCDSLTKTQKGAGIGAAAGGVLGAIIGKKAGNTAIGAILGGAIGGTAGGFIGKRMDKQAAEIQNAIPNAEVVREGEGIIVKFDSGILFDFDSANLKAQAKDNVKSLAGSLEKYPDTEIKVIGHTDNKGTEAYNMSLSERRAASVKAYAVTQGVPSSRLTTVGKGFSEPIADNATDAGRAANRRVEIVIVANDQLKKQAQQANN; encoded by the coding sequence ATGATTACTTCGAAATTTAAAATAGCTGCATTCAGCATCGCCTTATCCTTAACCGCAATGGGTTTTCAAGGATGTGACAGTTTAACAAAAACACAAAAAGGAGCTGGTATTGGTGCCGCTGCTGGTGGTGTTTTAGGAGCTATTATCGGCAAAAAAGCAGGTAATACTGCGATTGGAGCTATTTTAGGTGGTGCAATTGGTGGTACTGCTGGTGGATTCATCGGAAAACGTATGGATAAACAAGCAGCTGAAATTCAAAATGCAATTCCAAATGCAGAAGTAGTTCGTGAAGGTGAAGGTATCATCGTAAAATTTGATAGTGGTATCTTATTTGATTTTGACAGTGCAAACTTAAAAGCACAGGCAAAAGATAACGTAAAATCATTAGCCGGATCATTAGAAAAATATCCTGATACTGAAATCAAAGTTATTGGTCATACAGATAATAAAGGTACTGAGGCTTATAACATGAGCCTTTCAGAAAGAAGAGCAGCGTCTGTTAAAGCTTATGCAGTTACTCAAGGTGTTCCATCATCACGTTTAACTACTGTAGGTAAAGGTTTCTCTGAGCCAATTGCAGACAATGCAACTGATGCAGGAAGAGCTGCTAACCGTAGAGTTGAGATTGTTATTGTAGCGAATGATCAATTGAAAAAACAAGCGCAACAAGCTAACAACTAA
- a CDS encoding Gfo/Idh/MocA family oxidoreductase codes for MTKVISTGLMAYGMSGKIFHGPFLTAHQGFKLRAVTERNQKNAEKDFAGIISYNSTEELLNDPEIELIVINTPNNTHYDYAKQALKAGRHILVEKPFAATSAEAIEIFKLAETLGKKVFVYQNRRWDSDFTAVKKIIKSDKLGKLSEVHLRFDRYKASIGVKSFKEEPVAASGLQYDLGPHLVDQAISLFGKPLSFHKILGRNRENTKVDDFFSIHLSYPDSLNVFVHANMMVTDIQPSFVLHGKNGSFIKERADVQEEQLLKGIKPNEPGFGIEAKGKEGVLTLISESGERTKRLVPSEPASYISLFEAVYQSLVNKEPYPVREEDIIAQLEILEAE; via the coding sequence ATGACTAAAGTAATCTCGACCGGCCTGATGGCCTACGGCATGTCCGGCAAAATATTTCACGGCCCTTTTCTGACTGCACATCAAGGGTTTAAATTGCGTGCAGTCACAGAACGTAATCAAAAAAATGCAGAGAAAGATTTCGCAGGCATCATCAGTTATAACAGTACTGAAGAGTTACTAAATGACCCGGAGATTGAACTGATCGTTATCAATACGCCAAATAATACCCATTACGACTATGCAAAGCAAGCCTTAAAAGCTGGCAGGCATATTTTGGTGGAAAAACCATTTGCGGCAACATCAGCAGAAGCCATTGAAATATTTAAACTGGCTGAAACGTTGGGTAAAAAGGTATTTGTTTATCAGAACCGCAGGTGGGATAGTGATTTTACAGCGGTAAAAAAAATCATTAAAAGTGATAAGCTGGGCAAATTATCAGAGGTTCACCTCAGATTTGACAGGTATAAAGCAAGTATCGGCGTCAAAAGCTTTAAAGAAGAACCGGTTGCAGCCAGTGGTTTACAATATGACCTTGGGCCGCATTTAGTGGATCAGGCTATCAGTCTTTTTGGCAAACCCTTATCATTTCATAAAATATTAGGGAGAAACAGGGAAAATACAAAGGTTGACGACTTCTTCTCAATCCACCTGAGCTACCCGGATAGTTTGAATGTTTTTGTACATGCCAATATGATGGTCACTGATATTCAGCCTTCTTTTGTTTTGCATGGGAAAAATGGGAGTTTTATCAAAGAACGGGCAGATGTGCAGGAAGAACAGTTGTTAAAAGGGATTAAGCCCAATGAACCTGGTTTTGGAATTGAAGCCAAAGGAAAAGAGGGGGTCTTAACACTGATCAGTGAAAGTGGAGAAAGAACAAAACGCCTAGTCCCTTCCGAGCCTGCCAGTTATATCTCATTATTTGAAGCAGTTTATCAATCGCTGGTGAATAAGGAACCTTATCCGGTACGTGAGGAAGATATCATTGCTCAACTTGAAATCCTGGAAGCAGAATAA
- a CDS encoding zinc-dependent peptidase — MMPYLILIAAFIIALYFIFRSKKSKQAAENTMNETDRQILLNHVAYYQYLDQNNRVKFEQMLLDFLSYVRVEGIDLVPDATDRLLIASSAIIPVFGFGQWKYQNLHAVILYPDTFNKDFQFEGGDRNILGMVGTGYMNGQMILSRSALLEGFSISADKENTAIHEFVHLLDKSDGATDGIPENLMPHQYIIPWVKMIHQEISRIEAGKSDINPYAVTNEAEFLAVVSEYFFEKPAQFKDKHPELYQILAATFSQDPVKK, encoded by the coding sequence ATGATGCCTTACCTGATCTTAATCGCCGCATTTATAATCGCGTTATATTTTATATTCCGCAGTAAAAAGTCTAAACAGGCTGCTGAAAATACGATGAATGAAACTGACCGGCAGATCCTGCTAAATCATGTAGCCTATTATCAGTATTTAGACCAGAATAACCGGGTAAAGTTTGAGCAAATGCTGCTGGACTTTTTAAGTTATGTGCGTGTGGAAGGAATAGATCTTGTGCCTGATGCTACAGACCGTTTATTAATTGCATCCAGTGCAATTATTCCGGTCTTTGGGTTTGGACAATGGAAGTATCAGAATCTCCATGCGGTAATTTTATATCCTGATACTTTCAATAAAGACTTTCAGTTTGAAGGTGGTGACCGGAATATTCTCGGAATGGTTGGTACGGGCTATATGAACGGACAAATGATCTTATCGCGCTCTGCGTTACTCGAAGGATTTTCGATCAGTGCAGACAAGGAAAACACCGCTATTCATGAGTTTGTACACTTGCTGGATAAATCGGACGGGGCAACGGATGGTATTCCTGAAAACCTGATGCCGCATCAGTACATTATTCCGTGGGTAAAAATGATTCACCAGGAAATCAGCAGGATTGAGGCTGGAAAGTCAGATATCAATCCTTATGCGGTGACGAATGAGGCTGAATTTCTTGCGGTCGTGTCAGAATATTTCTTTGAAAAACCAGCACAGTTTAAAGACAAACATCCTGAATTATATCAGATCCTTGCCGCAACTTTCTCACAGGACCCTGTAAAAAAATAA
- a CDS encoding alpha/beta fold hydrolase, whose translation MFKKLLLPAILLFCLSLSASAQQADTLSITLENVKYAYPVKYFPIHTEGQDIKMAYMDIAPVQNANGRTVVLFHGKNFGGYYWTNVIKALTSRGFRVVVPDQIGFGKSSKPFIHYSFHQLARWNKALLDTLGIQKANILGHSMGGMLATRFALMYPQTTEKLLLENPIGLEDYRAFVPYVTTEEQYKTELKATAESIKKYYQSSYFTVWKPEYDELVRIAAGVTFSSDYARWAKVAAMTFTMIYEQPVVYEFQNITVPTILFIGKEDKTIVGKGLLSPQQQALHGQYKVLGKQIAAKIPNAKLIEFDGSGHIPHLEVPTEFTVALLGGL comes from the coding sequence ATGTTCAAAAAACTACTGCTGCCAGCAATCCTTTTATTTTGTTTGTCTTTATCCGCGTCTGCTCAACAGGCAGATACACTGTCTATTACCTTAGAGAATGTAAAATATGCCTATCCGGTAAAATACTTTCCTATTCATACCGAGGGACAAGATATTAAGATGGCCTACATGGATATCGCACCTGTGCAAAATGCAAATGGCAGAACCGTAGTCTTATTTCATGGTAAAAACTTTGGAGGATATTACTGGACAAATGTAATAAAGGCCTTAACCAGCAGAGGATTCAGGGTTGTTGTGCCGGATCAGATCGGATTTGGTAAATCTTCTAAACCATTTATTCATTACAGTTTTCATCAGCTGGCACGCTGGAACAAAGCATTATTAGATACTTTAGGGATTCAGAAAGCAAATATCCTTGGCCATTCTATGGGTGGGATGTTAGCCACCAGGTTTGCCCTGATGTACCCGCAAACTACAGAGAAACTATTACTGGAAAACCCGATCGGGCTGGAAGATTATCGCGCCTTTGTACCTTATGTCACTACAGAAGAGCAATATAAAACGGAACTGAAAGCTACGGCAGAAAGTATCAAAAAATATTATCAAAGTTCTTACTTTACCGTTTGGAAACCAGAATATGATGAATTAGTCAGGATTGCTGCGGGAGTGACCTTCAGTTCAGATTACGCACGCTGGGCAAAAGTAGCAGCGATGACTTTTACCATGATCTACGAACAGCCTGTAGTTTATGAATTCCAGAATATCACTGTGCCTACCATTTTATTTATTGGTAAGGAAGATAAAACGATTGTTGGTAAAGGCTTATTAAGCCCGCAGCAGCAAGCGCTTCACGGACAGTATAAAGTATTGGGAAAACAGATTGCAGCAAAGATACCGAACGCCAAGCTGATTGAATTTGATGGTAGCGGGCACATTCCTCATTTGGAAGTGCCTACCGAATTTACAGTAGCTTTACTGGGCGGGTTATAA
- a CDS encoding TonB-dependent receptor — protein MKKIHLFLVVLLSAFIFTSTFAADVAEFKGKIIDAQTKTPLPGASITIPDLRTSAITNQNGEFTFKNAPAHGRFLVQVSYIGYRTITQSVDFSNPGKLEFALEPSVIEGREVVITGSASSSDNRKNSTSVTTVSKADLLYRPSTNLMDAISRVPGVSQITTGPAISKPVIRGLSYNRVVTLSDGVKQQGQQWGDEHGIEIDQYSADRVEVLRGPASLMYGSDALGGVINILDGLPAPEGTLRGEFLTNYSTNNGMTGNSLMLQGNENGLIYKVRGSYKNAYSYKTPTEYVPNSGFNETNFEGQIGLNKKWGYAHLDASTFRTNIGFYDPVRNDAGQLVDADGNPFSDAQNKDRTLAYPKQDVRHYKIALNSNILLGEGSLKATLGYQHNLRRELGEADKGPDLFLNSYTYSYDLKYSFKEVNGWAPVIGVSGEYIHSLNTAGSEQLIPDFDTQSFGSFAFVKKTWDDDTFNAGIRFDYRKMTGKEFTGESNYPAFSNKFSHITGALGYTHEFNEAFSFKANAGSAFRAPNIAELASNGVHEGVFRYEVGNPNLKPEQSYQFDASFDYQNQYVSASLGGFANFINDYIYYNTDGTTKTVDGRDFPVYNFVQDNAFLRGVEASLTLHPVSFIHFENGFSYTRATNRTTKQSLPFIPAATLHNELRFEPTVAGTSHSYVSVGIDNYFKQTKIDSFEQPTSGYTLLNASIGTTLKLSKNQDITIYAAGKNLLNKAYYDHLSRFKPGRLSDEDPTLGIYNIGRSITFGVTLPFTLKK, from the coding sequence ATGAAAAAGATACATCTATTTCTAGTTGTACTACTATCTGCTTTTATTTTCACCAGCACATTTGCGGCTGATGTAGCTGAATTTAAAGGTAAAATTATTGACGCGCAGACTAAAACACCATTACCAGGTGCTTCTATCACTATCCCTGATTTACGCACCTCTGCAATTACTAACCAAAATGGAGAATTTACCTTCAAAAATGCGCCTGCACATGGTCGTTTCCTTGTTCAGGTTAGTTATATAGGCTATAGAACAATCACACAATCAGTTGATTTCTCTAACCCCGGAAAGCTTGAATTCGCTTTGGAACCAAGCGTTATCGAAGGCAGGGAAGTGGTGATTACCGGTTCGGCATCCAGTTCAGATAACCGCAAAAACTCTACCTCTGTGACTACAGTGAGTAAAGCAGATTTATTATACCGCCCGTCTACAAACCTGATGGATGCGATTTCGCGCGTTCCGGGAGTGTCTCAAATCACTACAGGGCCGGCAATTTCAAAACCAGTTATCCGTGGTCTGAGTTACAACCGTGTGGTTACTTTGAGTGACGGTGTTAAACAACAAGGACAACAATGGGGAGACGAACATGGAATTGAAATCGATCAGTATAGCGCTGACCGCGTAGAGGTTTTAAGAGGCCCGGCAAGTTTAATGTACGGCTCTGATGCCCTGGGTGGGGTGATTAATATTCTTGATGGATTACCAGCTCCCGAAGGTACTTTAAGAGGTGAATTCCTGACTAATTATTCTACAAACAATGGAATGACCGGCAATTCATTAATGTTGCAGGGAAATGAAAATGGATTAATCTACAAAGTACGCGGATCTTATAAAAATGCTTATTCTTATAAAACGCCTACAGAATATGTCCCTAATTCAGGTTTCAACGAGACTAACTTTGAAGGGCAGATTGGATTGAACAAGAAATGGGGATATGCCCATTTAGATGCGTCAACATTCCGTACCAATATTGGTTTTTACGATCCCGTAAGAAACGACGCAGGTCAATTGGTTGATGCAGATGGTAATCCTTTTTCTGATGCACAAAATAAGGATAGAACGCTGGCTTACCCTAAGCAGGATGTACGCCACTATAAAATAGCTTTGAACAGTAATATCCTTTTAGGAGAAGGCAGTTTGAAAGCTACTTTAGGTTATCAGCACAATTTACGTAGAGAACTTGGAGAAGCTGATAAAGGCCCTGATTTGTTCCTGAACAGTTATACTTACAGTTATGACCTTAAATATTCATTTAAAGAAGTGAATGGATGGGCGCCTGTAATTGGTGTTTCCGGAGAATATATCCATAGTTTAAATACAGCAGGTAGTGAACAATTGATTCCTGATTTCGATACACAATCATTCGGTAGTTTTGCTTTTGTTAAAAAAACATGGGATGATGATACGTTTAATGCAGGTATCCGTTTTGACTATAGAAAAATGACTGGAAAAGAATTTACTGGTGAATCAAACTACCCGGCATTCAGCAATAAATTCTCTCATATCACCGGTGCATTAGGTTATACCCATGAATTCAATGAAGCTTTTAGTTTTAAAGCAAATGCCGGTAGCGCTTTCAGAGCACCGAATATTGCAGAATTAGCCTCAAATGGTGTACACGAAGGCGTATTCCGTTACGAAGTAGGTAATCCAAACCTTAAGCCAGAGCAGAGTTACCAGTTCGATGCTTCTTTTGATTATCAGAACCAATACGTAAGCGCAAGCTTAGGCGGTTTTGCTAACTTTATCAATGATTACATTTATTATAATACAGACGGAACAACTAAAACTGTCGACGGCAGAGATTTCCCTGTTTATAATTTTGTACAGGATAATGCCTTTTTACGTGGAGTAGAAGCATCGTTAACCTTACACCCAGTTAGTTTTATCCACTTTGAAAATGGATTCTCTTATACAAGAGCAACAAACCGTACCACTAAACAATCACTTCCATTTATCCCTGCGGCTACTTTACATAACGAATTACGTTTTGAACCAACTGTTGCAGGTACTTCTCATTCTTATGTTTCTGTAGGAATTGATAACTATTTTAAACAAACGAAGATTGATAGTTTTGAACAACCAACCTCAGGTTATACTTTATTAAATGCATCAATCGGGACAACTTTGAAACTAAGCAAAAACCAGGACATCACTATTTATGCAGCTGGTAAAAACTTATTAAACAAAGCTTATTATGACCATTTGAGTCGTTTTAAACCGGGAAGACTAAGTGATGAAGATCCAACTTTGGGTATTTATAACATTGGGCGCAGCATTACATTTGGGGTAACTCTTCCATTTACATTGAAAAAATAG